A single window of Metallosphaera hakonensis JCM 8857 = DSM 7519 DNA harbors:
- a CDS encoding TatD family hydrolase, producing the protein MLIDAHAHVDVREFDKDRDEVLSRCEILVVNAGVDLATNLASLDLANRYGNVIPAVGFHPEFIEKADKEINSIIPLLEKAPLISEVGLDYFWIKDEKLRKKQKEILSLFMELGERQNKALIIHSRGGLKEILDMVSRFHVRFAIHGYEGSIKDALKIADMGGFISFPPIIVRDKGRAEIAKTVHEDSILTETDSPFMGPDRSRNEPCNVRLTIGKLSELRKTNSEEIEKNVEINFRNLLGPHFSSVGANLTKR; encoded by the coding sequence ATGCTCATAGACGCTCACGCTCACGTTGACGTGAGAGAATTTGATAAGGATAGGGACGAAGTTTTATCTAGGTGTGAAATTCTAGTAGTGAATGCAGGAGTTGACTTAGCTACTAACTTGGCTTCCCTTGACCTTGCAAATAGATATGGGAACGTAATTCCAGCTGTAGGTTTTCATCCAGAGTTTATTGAGAAAGCAGACAAGGAAATAAATAGTATTATTCCCCTGCTCGAGAAGGCTCCCCTTATCAGCGAAGTTGGATTGGATTATTTCTGGATAAAAGACGAGAAACTAAGGAAAAAACAAAAGGAGATACTAAGTCTGTTCATGGAGCTAGGAGAGAGGCAAAATAAGGCTCTAATCATTCATTCTAGAGGAGGATTAAAGGAAATCTTAGATATGGTTTCTAGATTCCATGTGAGGTTTGCGATCCACGGGTATGAAGGAAGTATTAAGGACGCTTTGAAAATAGCTGATATGGGAGGATTTATCTCATTTCCTCCCATAATTGTCAGGGACAAGGGAAGAGCTGAAATTGCGAAGACCGTACACGAAGATTCCATTCTAACTGAGACAGATTCTCCTTTCATGGGACCGGATAGGAGCAGAAATGAACCCTGTAATGTGAGATTAACCATCGGGAAACTCAGCGAGCTTAGAAAAACTAATTCAGAGGAAATAGAAAAAAACGTGGAAATTAACTTTAGGAACCTTTTAGGGCCTCACTTTTCCTCGGTTGGGGCGAATCTCACAAAAAGATAG
- a CDS encoding AbrB/MazE/SpoVT family DNA-binding domain-containing protein, which translates to MEVEEIVKVSRNYQVTIPAKIRQKFQIKEGDLVKVVYDEKENAVKISVMGEPWK; encoded by the coding sequence ATGGAAGTAGAAGAAATAGTAAAAGTTAGTAGGAACTATCAGGTCACCATTCCCGCCAAAATTAGACAGAAGTTCCAGATTAAAGAAGGTGACCTAGTCAAAGTTGTGTATGACGAAAAGGAGAACGCTGTGAAAATCTCCGTTATGGGCGAGCCCTGGAAGTAA
- the lrs14 gene encoding HTH-type transcriptional regulator Lrs14, translating to MSQSQISGSRIKLPSGKDAGLVDILSFCYSLSETDVQVLMGLMRGDARGTEELEKELKLSKASINRSLNKLLEINLVMRIKEPGNKAGRPRYLYKAKDYNELKGKMLGDIKECSDKMAELVDQEFKPLEVKA from the coding sequence ATGTCTCAAAGTCAGATAAGTGGCAGTAGAATAAAACTACCATCAGGAAAAGATGCTGGATTAGTAGATATACTATCTTTCTGCTATAGCCTCTCTGAGACTGATGTGCAGGTATTAATGGGCCTAATGAGAGGGGATGCCAGGGGAACTGAGGAGCTTGAGAAGGAATTAAAGTTATCAAAAGCCTCAATCAACAGGAGCCTGAATAAGCTTTTGGAAATTAACCTGGTTATGAGAATTAAGGAACCAGGAAACAAGGCAGGAAGACCTAGATACTTGTATAAGGCTAAGGACTACAATGAGCTCAAGGGAAAAATGCTAGGAGACATAAAGGAATGTTCAGATAAGATGGCCGAGCTGGTAGATCAAGAATTTAAACCATTAGAGGTAAAGGCTTAA
- a CDS encoding amidohydrolase family protein, with translation MGISNRTYTLRNCAYIVDSQQAVKTGNIVIEGQYIRSVGNEVEGDEIDCSQFIVVPGLVNAHTHLAMTVLRGFFDDGELHEWLSKMWNEEEKLSTELMMIGSEIGLIEMITSGTTTFVDMYFNPEQINTLSSKYGIRARAGPILMRESSVDEIMKKMRTLERSEFFEPIINVHSLYATDIEDIRELRNILSERDHVHIHVSETREEVFQIKKKYGLFPVELLQREGLMKFLHGVHLGWVTSWELGYLREAISATHCPTSNMKLATGGVFPMREALDLGVNVTIGTDGAASNNSLNLFQEMKAAVMLQRHNYWSTSIRAVDVFNASTVSGYKMLGLKGGKIMPGYLADLVLIDKYQVYPLKEERILSHLVYNPPREVEKVIVGGNLIYEKGDFTERLRELVEKLSLYL, from the coding sequence GTGGGAATATCGAATAGAACATATACATTGAGGAATTGTGCCTACATTGTTGACAGCCAACAAGCAGTGAAAACGGGAAACATAGTAATCGAGGGTCAATACATAAGATCCGTGGGAAATGAAGTAGAGGGAGACGAAATAGATTGTAGTCAATTCATTGTAGTCCCTGGTCTAGTAAATGCTCATACTCATCTAGCTATGACAGTTTTGAGAGGATTTTTTGATGATGGCGAACTGCATGAATGGCTATCTAAGATGTGGAATGAAGAGGAGAAACTATCCACAGAACTAATGATGATAGGTTCTGAAATTGGATTAATAGAAATGATTACCTCTGGTACTACCACTTTCGTAGACATGTACTTCAACCCAGAGCAAATTAATACACTCTCCTCAAAGTACGGAATAAGGGCCAGAGCAGGTCCTATTCTGATGCGAGAAAGCTCCGTAGATGAAATCATGAAAAAAATGAGGACCCTTGAACGATCTGAGTTCTTTGAGCCGATTATTAACGTACACAGCTTGTACGCTACCGACATTGAAGATATTAGAGAATTAAGGAACATACTAAGTGAGAGAGACCACGTTCATATTCACGTTTCTGAAACTAGAGAGGAGGTGTTTCAGATCAAGAAGAAATATGGACTTTTCCCAGTTGAGCTCCTTCAGAGGGAAGGATTGATGAAATTCCTTCACGGAGTCCATCTGGGGTGGGTAACCTCATGGGAGTTAGGATATCTAAGGGAGGCCATATCTGCCACCCATTGTCCAACGTCCAACATGAAGTTGGCCACTGGAGGAGTTTTCCCTATGAGAGAGGCCCTTGATCTGGGAGTCAACGTGACCATTGGAACAGATGGAGCAGCTAGCAATAACTCACTCAACTTGTTCCAGGAAATGAAGGCGGCTGTCATGCTACAAAGGCACAACTATTGGTCTACTAGTATAAGGGCCGTTGATGTATTTAATGCATCAACAGTGAGCGGATATAAGATGTTAGGCCTGAAGGGGGGAAAGATTATGCCTGGTTACCTCGCCGACTTAGTTCTGATCGATAAATATCAAGTTTACCCCCTCAAGGAAGAGAGAATTCTCTCCCACCTAGTCTATAATCCTCCCAGAGAGGTTGAAAAGGTAATTGTTGGGGGGAATCTAATATACGAAAAGGGTGACTTTACTGAAAGATTAAGGGAGCTCGTGGAAAAGTTAAGCCTTTACCTCTAA
- a CDS encoding diphthine--ammonia ligase, with translation MKICSLFSGGKDSTYALHWAVLKGFEVICLITIIPRRRDSWMFQYHNVSLTTYQAQSLGIPLIQVESSGQKDLELEDLERAFKAAASMGARGIVSGALLSDYQRMNINMIAHGLGLKTYSPLWRKDQERYMRELLKEGFEIIITSASAQGFPFELVGKVLKSEDVEKIILNARNFGFNPAFEGGEAETFVINAPLFKRKLIVEGKAVRLGEFEWEYRIEHIH, from the coding sequence ATGAAAATATGTTCTCTTTTTTCAGGTGGAAAGGATAGTACTTACGCCCTTCACTGGGCTGTATTGAAAGGATTCGAAGTAATTTGCTTGATTACGATCATCCCCAGGAGAAGGGATTCTTGGATGTTCCAGTATCACAACGTATCATTGACCACATATCAAGCTCAATCTCTCGGAATTCCGCTAATACAAGTGGAATCCAGTGGGCAAAAGGATTTGGAACTCGAGGACTTGGAGAGAGCTTTTAAGGCAGCGGCTTCTATGGGCGCTAGAGGGATAGTTTCGGGGGCTCTTCTCTCTGACTACCAAAGAATGAACATTAATATGATAGCTCACGGACTGGGCCTGAAAACTTACTCTCCTCTCTGGAGAAAAGATCAAGAGCGATACATGAGGGAGCTTTTGAAGGAAGGATTTGAAATAATCATCACGTCCGCTTCCGCTCAGGGTTTCCCCTTCGAACTAGTCGGAAAAGTGTTGAAGTCTGAGGACGTGGAGAAGATCATTCTTAATGCTAGAAATTTTGGATTCAATCCGGCATTCGAGGGGGGAGAAGCAGAGACCTTCGTAATCAACGCCCCGCTATTCAAAAGAAAATTAATTGTGGAAGGTAAGGCAGTAAGATTAGGCGAGTTCGAGTGGGAATATCGAATAGAACATATACATTGA
- the mobA gene encoding molybdenum cofactor guanylyltransferase, which produces MYRDSYDVIILAGGNSTRFGVDKCDFEIDGRTMLERVASSFQSPIIVTDKSRQVNGTVIHDNEKMGPLHAIKLAMRAVSSGKVFVTGCDFPYISRNLVSHLCKQPEFVGTTLTDGEFQPLLACYNTSYLMKAVQKSNSLIEVILSSPSVYIAGFREIEMLDPSLLTLVNINRVTDFWNKPKRFWVTRIIGNTERIFVL; this is translated from the coding sequence TTGTACAGAGATTCCTATGACGTGATAATTCTAGCTGGGGGTAACTCGACTAGGTTTGGGGTTGACAAATGTGACTTCGAAATAGATGGAAGGACGATGTTGGAGAGGGTCGCTAGTAGCTTTCAATCTCCAATAATAGTTACAGATAAATCAAGACAGGTAAACGGGACAGTGATCCACGATAATGAAAAGATGGGGCCGCTTCACGCAATTAAATTGGCTATGAGAGCCGTTTCCTCAGGAAAAGTTTTCGTTACAGGATGCGATTTCCCTTATATCTCAAGGAACCTCGTGTCACATCTATGTAAGCAACCTGAGTTTGTGGGCACCACTCTAACCGACGGTGAATTTCAACCCCTACTTGCATGCTACAATACCTCCTATCTCATGAAAGCAGTTCAGAAATCTAACTCATTAATTGAGGTAATCCTAAGCTCTCCATCAGTATATATAGCTGGATTTCGAGAAATTGAAATGCTTGACCCAAGCCTTCTGACATTGGTAAATATTAATAGAGTGACCGACTTCTGGAATAAACCTAAACGGTTTTGGGTCACTAGAATTATAGGTAATACAGAAAGAATATTTGTTCTCTAG
- a CDS encoding molybdopterin molybdotransferase MoeA encodes MLIQIDEARSIIDGLKLAPAKAKPMDVVSAIGKILSHDVYALMDTPSRDVSAMDGFAFRIDDLQREGRLRVVGKLYPFQKNPPELGKNEAYYVTTGAPIPIGADVVARIEYTRLDDDILTVNGPISKFKDIRFRGEDVKRGQLLIPKGTLLTPYHLAVLIQQGISEVEVVDVSFCIFGNGDEVVAWGDHGDGIPDSISPVFMKLLERFGTVHYQGVAKDDLDDVKKMLSRCLSYDFIISIGGSSVGEKDFVKRAISDMGKLLFEGVSTNVIKRGGLGIILGKPVLVLPGQIVSAITSFHEHGLHLLSRMVGVELREFVRVHLGLSLQVDHKMDTTYLVRIEGDRAVPLRWGVGLYSELSKASGFTILKRGRSYVEGEEIIVQRFL; translated from the coding sequence ATGCTGATTCAAATAGACGAAGCTAGATCCATTATAGATGGCCTGAAACTGGCCCCTGCGAAAGCGAAGCCCATGGACGTAGTTTCAGCTATAGGCAAAATCCTCTCCCATGACGTTTACGCGCTAATGGATACTCCTTCCCGTGACGTTTCAGCCATGGATGGATTTGCCTTCAGAATCGACGATCTGCAAAGAGAAGGTAGATTAAGAGTTGTTGGAAAGCTCTATCCTTTTCAGAAAAACCCGCCCGAACTAGGTAAGAACGAGGCCTATTACGTGACCACAGGGGCACCAATTCCAATAGGGGCAGATGTAGTAGCCAGGATAGAATACACTAGACTGGATGATGACATCCTTACTGTAAATGGACCAATCTCAAAGTTTAAGGACATAAGGTTCAGAGGGGAGGACGTAAAACGAGGACAGCTATTGATTCCCAAGGGAACCCTGCTTACGCCATATCATCTAGCGGTTCTCATTCAGCAGGGAATAAGCGAAGTGGAAGTTGTTGACGTGTCCTTTTGTATTTTTGGTAATGGAGATGAAGTTGTGGCTTGGGGAGACCACGGTGATGGGATCCCTGATTCCATAAGTCCGGTTTTTATGAAACTACTAGAAAGATTCGGCACTGTGCATTATCAAGGAGTCGCTAAAGATGATCTAGATGACGTAAAGAAGATGTTGTCGAGATGTTTGAGCTACGATTTCATAATATCCATTGGAGGTTCTTCCGTTGGAGAGAAAGACTTCGTAAAGAGAGCAATATCAGACATGGGAAAGCTTCTCTTTGAAGGCGTGTCGACCAACGTGATAAAAAGAGGGGGTCTGGGTATTATCCTAGGAAAACCGGTGCTAGTGTTACCTGGTCAGATAGTCTCGGCTATTACTTCGTTTCACGAGCATGGATTACACTTGCTCTCTAGGATGGTAGGAGTGGAGCTTAGGGAGTTCGTGAGAGTACATCTTGGGCTAAGCCTGCAAGTGGATCATAAAATGGATACCACTTATCTAGTGAGGATAGAGGGGGATAGAGCAGTTCCCCTTCGATGGGGTGTTGGGCTTTACAGCGAACTCAGCAAAGCCTCCGGCTTCACCATTCTAAAAAGAGGAAGAAGCTACGTTGAAGGTGAGGAGATAATTGTACAGAGATTCCTATGA
- the mobB gene encoding molybdopterin-guanine dinucleotide biosynthesis protein B, whose translation MNCIFQILGKKDSGKTLVMEKVISSLRSKDIIVAAVKHTHHVINPSNKDTSRYMNSGSQITILHSNDCALFWKCTSPDYIDLIPADVILVEGFADRQLGKRYEIHDPSEADKIAEEIINDASECKMLFSLKINPEQKDKMVYMTLYNLMKKWGIKEVKILDD comes from the coding sequence ATGAATTGCATATTTCAGATACTCGGGAAAAAGGACAGCGGTAAAACATTGGTCATGGAGAAGGTGATATCTTCGCTAAGGTCTAAGGATATCATAGTTGCTGCGGTGAAGCATACTCACCATGTCATAAATCCTTCAAATAAGGACACCTCAAGATATATGAATTCTGGATCCCAGATTACGATCTTACATAGTAACGACTGCGCGCTGTTTTGGAAATGTACCTCACCAGACTACATAGACCTGATCCCTGCAGACGTGATCCTAGTGGAGGGTTTTGCAGATAGACAATTGGGAAAGAGGTATGAGATACACGATCCATCTGAGGCAGACAAAATCGCTGAAGAGATAATAAATGACGCTTCAGAGTGCAAAATGCTTTTCTCTTTAAAGATAAATCCTGAACAAAAGGATAAAATGGTGTACATGACGCTTTATAACTTAATGAAAAAATGGGGAATAAAAGAGGTAAAAATTCTTGACGATTGA
- a CDS encoding CBS domain-containing protein: MTIDGSDIISLDCSSTVLDTIFFMKRNKIRRIVVTCEGKMAGLFTVDEAIKQIIGGSVEDKLKDTKLKRLVNVESNEPYEIAKSMIANSVDAVIFSRRIITEKDLVRGFPWNDEEKMFDLAVKAIAIEGFTRLSTAAEIMVRNSIRHLPVAEEQPLGMLSARDVVYRFSDRLSLQEEVKLVMVPYLVKGDKTLSLREGTEIMMSKGIGSLVFEDQGLYIVTLKDLVKHIYMYSMKY; encoded by the coding sequence TTGACGATTGATGGCTCTGACATAATATCCCTTGACTGTTCCTCGACTGTATTAGATACAATATTCTTTATGAAAAGAAATAAAATTAGAAGAATTGTAGTAACATGCGAAGGTAAAATGGCCGGCCTCTTCACTGTGGATGAGGCTATTAAACAAATTATAGGAGGATCAGTTGAAGATAAATTAAAGGATACAAAGCTGAAGAGATTGGTAAACGTAGAGTCAAACGAACCCTATGAAATAGCAAAGTCCATGATCGCTAACTCTGTCGATGCCGTAATATTCTCAAGGAGGATCATAACTGAAAAAGACCTAGTGAGAGGATTTCCTTGGAATGATGAAGAGAAAATGTTTGACCTTGCAGTGAAAGCCATAGCGATAGAAGGGTTCACGAGGTTATCAACTGCCGCAGAGATAATGGTTAGAAACTCCATTAGACATCTCCCTGTTGCGGAGGAGCAACCCTTGGGCATGCTCTCGGCGAGAGATGTAGTTTACAGGTTTTCGGACAGATTAAGCCTTCAGGAGGAGGTTAAGCTCGTCATGGTGCCCTATCTCGTTAAGGGCGACAAAACGTTGAGCCTGAGAGAAGGAACCGAGATAATGATGAGTAAAGGAATAGGGAGCTTAGTGTTTGAAGACCAGGGTTTATATATTGTTACACTTAAAGACCTTGTCAAGCATATTTATATGTACTCAATGAAATACTGA
- a CDS encoding class I SAM-dependent methyltransferase: MVNLVCPQDKLPLTSDLKCPKGHVYRQIDGIYDFLLGEPKNSDVLEKVAPFYEGIYAPLGFLITGRTRYSTILREAGFYSSGEEFLDIGTGPGKIFDYVSCQQCYGLDISLRFLRILKRNRKNVTPIRGDAMSLPFSDESFSGASAMFVIHMLSDPVQALSEMSRVLKRKGRCSLGLLTKNGWVANLLAKWWKLELRSESFYIGLIERSGLKVTGEKQMGPWSLLKCEKT, translated from the coding sequence ATGGTAAACTTAGTTTGCCCACAGGACAAACTTCCATTAACAAGCGATCTTAAGTGCCCAAAGGGACATGTGTATAGACAAATAGATGGAATATACGACTTCCTTCTGGGAGAACCAAAGAACAGTGATGTCCTAGAAAAGGTCGCCCCATTTTATGAAGGTATCTATGCTCCTCTTGGGTTTTTGATCACAGGACGAACAAGATATTCTACAATTCTTAGGGAAGCAGGGTTCTACTCTTCTGGAGAGGAGTTTTTAGATATAGGCACGGGTCCCGGGAAAATATTTGACTACGTCAGTTGTCAACAGTGCTACGGTTTAGATATATCATTGAGATTCCTCAGAATTCTTAAGAGAAATAGAAAGAACGTGACTCCAATCCGGGGAGATGCGATGAGTCTACCCTTTTCTGATGAGTCCTTCTCTGGTGCCTCTGCGATGTTCGTTATACATATGCTCAGCGATCCAGTACAGGCACTATCTGAAATGTCGAGAGTTCTTAAGAGAAAGGGTAGATGCTCCCTTGGTTTGCTCACCAAGAACGGATGGGTAGCTAACCTTCTTGCCAAGTGGTGGAAACTTGAATTGAGATCCGAATCCTTTTACATTGGGCTCATAGAAAGATCAGGACTGAAGGTCACAGGAGAGAAGCAGATGGGGCCATGGTCCCTCCTAAAATGTGAAAAAACTTAA
- a CDS encoding metal-dependent transcriptional regulator, translating to MSELSEPLENYIKEIYELEETKGIAKVVDLIEIFSVSPGTISKALDRLESLGFIDRKSRRIKLTEDGKKLAVRLIRAHRLSEKLLTDIIGLDWIRAHELAHRLEHIWPEDVLDKIDQVVGYPNTCPHGHPIPGREEQVRGTLLSEAQPGTYRVKMIVREKDWILRSVESLGLIPGEQVVVLESKNGEVKIRVKEKEARVPRALAEQVMILGTQ from the coding sequence GTGTCAGAGTTATCAGAACCCCTGGAGAACTACATTAAGGAAATTTACGAGCTTGAGGAAACTAAAGGGATAGCAAAAGTTGTGGATTTGATAGAGATCTTCTCGGTCTCGCCTGGAACCATAAGCAAGGCACTGGATAGACTAGAGTCCTTGGGTTTCATTGATAGGAAGTCCAGGAGAATAAAACTTACTGAAGACGGGAAAAAACTCGCAGTCAGACTCATAAGGGCTCATAGGCTCTCTGAGAAATTATTAACCGATATCATAGGCTTAGACTGGATTAGAGCCCATGAATTAGCTCACAGGCTTGAGCATATATGGCCTGAAGACGTTCTTGACAAGATAGACCAAGTGGTCGGTTACCCCAACACCTGCCCCCACGGACATCCCATTCCTGGAAGAGAGGAGCAGGTTAGGGGGACCTTACTAAGTGAGGCTCAACCTGGTACCTATAGAGTGAAAATGATCGTCAGAGAAAAAGACTGGATATTGAGATCCGTTGAGTCGTTGGGCCTTATTCCAGGAGAGCAAGTCGTAGTTCTAGAGAGCAAGAACGGTGAAGTAAAGATAAGGGTTAAAGAAAAGGAGGCTAGAGTACCGCGAGCGTTGGCGGAACAGGTGATGATTCTTGGAACTCAATGA
- a CDS encoding MFS transporter, with translation MKIGKILRENRSFRFYWASISFSHISGIMFNVISAYILLLHSPTFYSLVAGATMLMGSLIRFPAGYISDIVDRKRALTITRLSQAVLILAPIVSTNFIVVSFVGFNLLTSLNGPLSAGLVQSVMEKKQIIGGTSLNSLTISFSSITGGVISLLYPYLGITAFLIVAAAMRALTALFIGNMTTGKVPRTREKVKVATSLIIFPVMIFSFLDVIPIMMNSLVFVSSPLEPSIALVSLLTTLGNGLGALLSGEKMTEHGLAKWTSVGSIVLAGVLMAIALSPLVVVYALLVLRGFLSSIQSISVRSDLRSRIPNNVMGRTWGLITTISSTLASFLALSYSAIVGIVGTRFPVLLLGLALLSAGILMLYRGSNSKKNPGAFRSRDSVEEESSSSTK, from the coding sequence GTGAAGATAGGAAAGATATTGAGGGAGAATAGGAGCTTCAGGTTTTATTGGGCCTCTATCTCCTTCTCCCACATTTCAGGGATAATGTTTAACGTTATATCAGCTTACATCCTCCTGCTTCATTCTCCTACTTTCTACTCTTTAGTTGCAGGGGCCACAATGTTGATGGGTTCATTGATCCGCTTTCCTGCAGGTTACATTAGCGACATCGTGGATAGGAAAAGAGCCCTCACCATAACTAGGTTATCTCAAGCCGTTCTGATCCTCGCTCCCATAGTTAGCACCAATTTCATTGTGGTGTCCTTCGTTGGTTTCAATCTTTTAACGTCACTTAATGGCCCCCTTTCGGCGGGTCTCGTTCAGTCCGTAATGGAGAAAAAACAAATAATTGGTGGAACGTCACTTAATTCTTTAACAATATCGTTCTCCTCAATCACGGGAGGTGTTATAAGTCTCCTCTATCCCTATCTAGGGATAACGGCGTTTCTAATCGTAGCGGCAGCAATGAGAGCTTTGACCGCGTTGTTCATAGGAAACATGACCACTGGAAAAGTCCCAAGGACGAGAGAAAAGGTCAAAGTTGCAACGTCTCTTATAATATTCCCAGTAATGATTTTCTCTTTTCTTGATGTAATACCGATCATGATGAATAGCCTTGTTTTCGTGTCTTCTCCATTGGAACCCTCAATAGCTCTCGTCAGTCTCCTCACTACCTTAGGTAATGGATTAGGTGCATTGTTAAGTGGTGAGAAAATGACTGAACATGGGTTAGCTAAGTGGACATCGGTGGGATCCATAGTGTTGGCTGGGGTCTTAATGGCCATAGCTCTCTCCCCCCTCGTTGTAGTTTATGCCTTGTTGGTATTAAGGGGGTTTCTGAGCTCGATACAGTCTATTTCAGTTAGATCGGACTTAAGATCAAGGATTCCAAACAACGTCATGGGAAGGACCTGGGGTCTCATTACTACAATATCTTCTACTCTAGCATCATTTCTGGCCCTTTCCTACTCAGCTATAGTGGGTATTGTGGGAACTAGATTTCCGGTCCTGCTATTAGGATTAGCTCTTTTATCTGCGGGAATCCTGATGCTTTATCGTGGATCAAATAGTAAAAAGAATCCTGGAGCTTTCAGATCCAGAGACAGCGTTGAAGAAGAAAGTTCAAGTTCAACAAAATGA
- a CDS encoding glycerate 2-kinase yields the protein MDQIVKRILELSDPETALKKKVQVQQNELTINGSRFQFTKPLIISVGKASVKMANFFITRLISYEAIIVKPKGDPSKPVGKALVMESSHPYPDESSFRAGQVVREALISLDYDLVIFLLSGGASSLLEDPVYSPEVYVDVMKRLVTSGLTIEEINVVRKHMSGVKGGRLGALSKSKVVTLVISDVPGNDLDVVGSGPTLPDPSTVEDARAILEKIGMSVPKLEETPKDLPNVSSYLIMDIREVLSPLANELGGGILSSEVRGEAKFLGAFLASIINTQGIFKMPYTLLLGGEPEVTITGERGKGGRNGEVCLSFLEWVRAPRFKLYAIATDGVDGNSEYAGCIVDETFKIPRRRIEAALRHHSSYELLEQIGATVKTGPTGTNVNNVYVLMAP from the coding sequence GTGGATCAAATAGTAAAAAGAATCCTGGAGCTTTCAGATCCAGAGACAGCGTTGAAGAAGAAAGTTCAAGTTCAACAAAATGAATTAACGATTAACGGTTCCAGATTCCAATTCACGAAGCCCCTCATCATATCTGTGGGAAAAGCATCTGTGAAAATGGCCAACTTCTTCATCACCAGACTCATCAGCTATGAGGCTATAATTGTTAAACCGAAGGGCGACCCATCTAAACCCGTGGGAAAGGCCCTAGTTATGGAGTCCTCTCATCCTTACCCAGATGAAAGTAGTTTCAGAGCGGGTCAGGTTGTGCGGGAGGCTTTAATTTCACTAGACTACGATCTAGTAATATTTCTTTTGTCAGGTGGAGCGTCTTCTCTACTGGAAGATCCCGTATACTCCCCGGAAGTTTATGTGGACGTAATGAAGAGACTTGTGACCTCAGGCTTAACCATAGAAGAAATCAACGTAGTTAGGAAACACATGTCAGGAGTGAAAGGAGGAAGGCTTGGTGCACTGTCCAAATCAAAGGTAGTCACTCTGGTGATCAGTGATGTTCCAGGGAACGACTTGGATGTCGTAGGAAGCGGCCCCACGTTACCTGATCCCTCGACAGTTGAGGATGCAAGAGCCATTCTTGAAAAGATAGGTATGTCAGTCCCTAAACTGGAAGAGACGCCAAAAGATTTACCTAACGTTAGCTCGTATCTTATAATGGACATAAGAGAAGTACTTTCTCCTCTAGCAAATGAGCTTGGGGGAGGGATACTCTCAAGTGAGGTTCGAGGCGAAGCGAAGTTCCTTGGAGCGTTTCTGGCATCGATAATCAATACACAGGGTATCTTTAAGATGCCTTACACACTCCTGTTGGGAGGCGAACCGGAAGTTACCATCACTGGAGAACGTGGGAAGGGAGGAAGAAATGGCGAGGTATGCCTATCGTTTTTGGAGTGGGTCAGAGCGCCCAGGTTCAAATTGTATGCTATAGCCACCGATGGGGTAGACGGTAATAGCGAATATGCAGGTTGCATTGTAGATGAAACATTCAAAATTCCTAGGAGAAGAATAGAGGCAGCCTTACGCCATCATTCGTCCTATGAGCTACTGGAACAGATAGGAGCCACAGTAAAGACTGGGCCCACTGGAACCAATGTTAACAACGTTTACGTTCTTATGGCTCCCTGA
- a CDS encoding NADH-quinone oxidoreductase subunit B: protein MSDQLLLTGNLEESARKAAQWLLNRKPVKTLRDWGVSFSLWPPHFTTSCCGTEFGAFAAARFDAERFGMLPFASSRQSNILTIEGTLTRKMARAARIVYDQMPEPKYVIALGACILEGGIFWNSYNTVLPSDVGIPVDLYLPGCPTRPEAIARGLLMLQKKIRSQGAIRT from the coding sequence ATGAGTGATCAGTTACTTCTTACGGGAAATTTGGAAGAGTCCGCAAGGAAGGCCGCACAATGGTTACTTAACAGGAAACCTGTAAAGACGCTTAGGGACTGGGGTGTATCCTTCTCCCTATGGCCTCCCCACTTCACAACTAGTTGTTGTGGAACAGAGTTTGGTGCGTTCGCGGCCGCAAGGTTTGACGCCGAGAGATTTGGAATGTTACCCTTCGCTTCATCTAGGCAATCCAATATCCTCACTATTGAGGGAACCTTGACCAGGAAAATGGCAAGAGCGGCAAGGATAGTTTACGATCAAATGCCTGAACCCAAATATGTTATAGCTCTTGGAGCTTGTATACTGGAGGGTGGGATATTCTGGAACTCGTATAACACTGTGTTGCCGTCTGACGTAGGAATACCAGTTGATCTCTATCTCCCTGGGTGCCCCACGAGACCTGAGGCAATAGCTCGCGGATTACTTATGCTACAGAAGAAGATTAGGTCTCAGGGAGCCATAAGAACGTAA